In Mercenaria mercenaria strain notata chromosome 14, MADL_Memer_1, whole genome shotgun sequence, the following are encoded in one genomic region:
- the LOC123528000 gene encoding neuroglobin-like, which yields MGCTCEKVWRRKHSKVGHKSESSDTPPSMSDAQKAVIRNNWQTLKCHVANIGVITYVSMFESRPELLELFSKFKGQNINELRRAGLLRQHALRVMATIDKVITRLDEPSSLIVMLREVGAHHKLYKVPPDYIQIILPHFLSAIKPHIEEHWCDDLETAWKTMFAIIIYHMSEGITQPEHGHRQFIADPSS from the exons ATGGGCTGTACATGTGAAAAGGTATGGAGAAGAAAACATTCAAAAGTTGGACATAAATCTGAAAGTAGTGATACTCCGCCAAGTATGTCTGATGCACAGAAAGCAGTGATTAGAAACAACTGGCAAACTTTAAAATGTCACGTTGCGAATATTGGAGTTATAACATATGTCAG CATGTTTGAAAGCAGACCAGAGCTTTTagaactgttttcaaagttcaagggacaaaatataaatgaacTTCGGCGCGCCGGATTACTCAGGCAACACGCATTAAGAGTGATGGCAACCATAGACAAAGTAATTACGCGCCTTGACGAGCCTTCCAGTTTGATAGTCATGCTCAGGGAAGTTGGAGCACATCATAAGCTCTATAAAGTGCCGCCGGATTACATACAG ataatTTTGCCTCATTTCCTCAGTGCAATCAAACCTCATATAGAGGAACATTGGTGTGACGATCTAGAGACAGCCTGGAAAACTATGTTTGCAATTATAATATACCATATGAGTGAAGGTATTACTCAGCCGGAACATGGTCACAGACAATTCATTGCTGATCCTTCATCTTAA